A segment of the Stegostoma tigrinum isolate sSteTig4 chromosome 27, sSteTig4.hap1, whole genome shotgun sequence genome:
acggttgttaagaaagcatatggtatcttggctttcattaacagggggatcgggtttaagagccatgaggttatgctgcagctctacaaaaccctggtgagaccacacttggaatattgtgtccaattctggtcaccctattataggaaagatgtggaggctttggagagggtgcaaaggaagtttaccaggatgctgcctggactggagggcttgtcttacgaggagaggttgactgagctcggacttgtctctctggagaggaggaggaagagaggtgacctgatcgaggtgtacaaggtaaagagaggcatgggtagagtcaatagccagagacttttccccagggcaggattgactgccacgaggggtcgtaggtgttaggaggaaggtatagaggagacgtcagagggaggttcttcacccagagagttgtgagcacatggaatactttgccagtggtagtcatggaaacggagtcattagtgacatttaagcgactgctggacatgcacatggatagcagtgaattgaggggaacgtaggttaggttattttgtttttggattaggattattccacagcacaacatcgtgggccgaagggcctgtactgtgctgtacttttctatgttctataacaaaaaGCGTTTGATTcagtggatagggagaaactaaTCTCTGATGGGAGAACTCAGAACAAAGGGACACAATCTTAAAATAAGAGTTAGGCCATTTGGGAGTGAAATCTATGAGAATTTTTCACATAAATTGGTAATGGAAATCAGAAAGTTTCAGATGTTGGGGGTCACTGAAATGTTAAGCTGAGAATGATGGATCTTGTTGGGCAGGCAAAATTCTTTAAATAATCAGTTGTGTCGGGTGGGCTGAATAGTCTTCTACTATTCTTATAAGAAGCTGTGTAAATATTCATTTGTCCTTAATTCCAAATACAGCCTATTCTGATGACTTCACTCCACTTAAGCTACTAGGAGCAGATGTTAGTTGATCTTTCTGTGCAACTGAATACATGTGATTCTGTAATGTTGTTGTGACTCATTTTTTCAGTTAAATCAAAATCATGTGTCAGTCAGGACTCTGTACAAAATCTgtattctccaatattttcctttcTGCTACCTGCAGTAAAATCATTTAAGTCTTTGAACTGCTGTCTCCGCCTCCTGATGCTAGCTGAACCTTCATGACACCCTACTTAAAATCCCCAAACTGAGCTCAGCCATGGAATCAAATGCTATTCCCTATTGCACTTTGGAATTAAACAGAGACAATCCACTTTGTTAGTATAGAAGATGACAAATTGAAATGGCTGTATCCAAACTCACCAGAAAAGGGAGCTCTTTCTGAGTGAAAGACTAACTTTCAGCTGATAAAGCTGGGAATTCCCACCCAAAACATCTCTGGGTCTTGTTCCTCATGAAGAAACACCTTGGAACTTATCTGACCCAAATGTTTTTCTTTAGCTCAGTATCCAACTTCATGCCAATGCAGCTATAAAGCACTGAGTTTAATTACACAAGAGGTTCCTAACAACTGAAGTTTGTTTGGGCACTGCACATCCTGCACAGTGAAGAGGGGGCACAcaagtgtgtggggaggggaaggggaaaaagTCACTCACCTAGGATGAGCTTCGAGCTTTCTTCCTTTTCAGGTCACTTTTGTAGAGTTTCTCCATGATCTTCCTCTCATGCCCAGCTGGGCAACTGCGATTCGTATTCCGAATGCTCTCTTTCTTGCTCCTGCCTTTCCCTCCATTGTGAGCCGGGTAATCTGCCAGATTGTAATACTCGTACTCATCGTAATGTGCTTCTTCAAATGACTCCAGGCTACTGCAAGACATTGTGCCTGGGGCGAATGGTCTAGAGGGAGGCTGAAGCTGAAGCTAGGACCCTGTGTACTGGGCTGTCCTAAACCGTGCTGTGCTGGGCTGCACTTGGCTGGGGTAATTCACTCTGTATGCCTTCATTGGTTCACTGTGATGTCAGGCTAAGGATGGACTGgcattttttaaaactgttttgaaGAGAGGTGATGTATAAGTTTTCAGAGGAGTCATTGGTTTTACTTAACTCTTAAATAAACTGTGACCATATATGACCCAGATAAGCAGAACTGATTTCTGAATCTCCAACACAGCCCTCTCTTTCACTTGTGGATATCCTGTCTAGCCTCTACCTCCTCCTTTACCAGAGGCTATCTACCCAGACTCAACTTCAACCATCTCTAAGTAAATTAACATCATATACCTATCCTCATCAATTTTAAACTACTCAGGTCCCTACCAAGGCCTCCACTATTCTCATCTCAGTTGATTTTACTAACTTTAGTATGTTCATCTCGTGAAGGACTGCCACGTACGGTACCATGGATGGGTCAGGGAAGTTGCAACTACTTCCTTCTTAAATGGGAGGTGGTGCATAGTGGTAATGGTGCTGAACTAGTAATCTAGAACTTAAGGCTAACATTCTGTTGACCAGCACCTAATGCTGGATTgcatcccaccaaggcagatctAAAGGTGACCACTGTTGAGTATTTTAAaatccctctggttcactaatgacctttagaaaagaaaatttgctgtacttacctacatgtgactccaggccaaagaaacgaggttgactcttaactatccttcataacgggcaataaatgtcagtAATGTGTACATTGATTAAAAAGTGGAAAATAAGGAACAACTCAAGACAGTGGTTATCCAGGTCAGATCATCACCCATGAACAGAGATCCTCCTGAGACACCCATGCTTATGTAccttctgctttaaaaataatcaTATTCTGCCAGTTCCCCCAAATCCATTCAATCTGGAAGTTTACCTTTTGCACCAGAACTGAATACATTTGTTAACTGAGGCTGCCCCAGGATCTGTGGTCCCATTATCTGCACTTCAGTTCTGACCTTCTCTAGTTCGTCACCCTTTCAACACCTTCAAGATTGTATCATTTTGGACACCTCCACCATGAAATACATTTCTCAATCCTTCCACTTCACAccttctcactctcacacccatacTTCCTGTTCTTCACCCACATATTGCCTAGGACCCCAAATATGCTTCAGGGCACGCAACTGCCGAGTCCTTTCTCTCTCGTTTCGTCCATTTGAGCATCTATCACTACCTTAGGAAGAACACATGCAAAATAAACGAGCAGTTTCCTGAACAGCTCAACTCTCTGAGCTCTCTAAATCCTACTAGTTTTTATTTGCCACACCCACTACCCACTTTCACCTTCGCTGTTTTATAGAATCAGagtccctatggtgtggaagcaagcATTTCAGCCcagagtccacactgccctccgaaCAGCACTCCATCCAGATGCAagcctattcctgtaaccctgcatttcccatggctaatccaattagcctgcatatccctggacaccatgagcaatttagcatggctaatctagctaacctgcacgtctttggactgtgagaggaaaccagggtacccagaggaaactcttGCAAAaatggggagaatatacaaactccacacagttggtcacccaaggccggaattgaacctaagtcactggcactgagaggcagcagtgctaaccctgaGCCACCTACTTTCTTTAATGATTCCCTCCATTACTGAATTGAGACACATTCCAACAATGGTTCAATGGTACTTCTCCTGAGGGAGTTTGTCTCATTTACCCCTCCCTTTGAATCTTTTACTCTTCAGTTCTAAAGGAGGGTCAGATCTTGAAACACTAATTCTCAAACCCTTTCTAGTTTTGTTCAATTTTCAGGATCAAAAGGATTTTATGCACAAAAGTAAATCTGTCTTGGAATTAAGGATAAAAGACAACAAggtaaaagaataaaaaaaagtgtataGATTACAAGAAAGCTCAATGCCAAACATTATAAAACACATGAGAGGATGGAAATGATTGAGAATTTTATAAGGACACTATGACAACATATAATCTATGGACTTCAATATAAAAAGCATATGGCAGGAGCTAAAAGTAATGATAATCCCTGTGCagatgtgtgtgtttttttattcattcattgtgggtgttactggccagcatttattttccatctttaattccctgagagcagttaagagtcaatcactttgctgtgggcctgcagtCACGTATAGGATGGCAGTCTCccttcctaaaaggacattagtgagtcagatggatATTTATGCCAATTGACTGTGGcatcacagtcatcatcagactgGTAATATTTtactaaatttaaattccaccttctTCTGTGGCAGGATCCGAACCACAgtcccagaacactacctggatCTCAAATAGTCTAGTAATTATCCCACTATGACACCACTTGCCCATATTGTAGAATCGTGAAGTGTGTCCTCTTGTGGAGTGTGTGTTCTTTCTATTCTGTAAATTAAACAGACCTACATTTTGCAATATATTGCAATTATTTGTATACTTAAATTGTGCAGCCGATTTATTACCTCATGTTTCATTTATTCTTCATGATTGCCTGTAAATATGTAGTGAATTATTACTGGTTTTATTTTATCTTGATCATAATCTGACAGCTGCCAACATGAGGATCTTTCAATAAATCTATTGTctattttgctttgatttattataACCAGCAGCTGGTTAAGCCAGTTGATACTGACTACTTGCTAGCCCTGCATTCTTGTTAAATGCTAACATCTGGATGAGGAGTAATCAGCAGTTTGCGAAGCTGTCAGCAGTACCTAAAGGGATTGAATGACGGCTAATCACTGTTAGAGGCAGGGTACAGCTATCAATCAGACGTCCATAAAGTaagaaaaaatattcatttaatacatTTTGTCAATGAACAACACCAAACATCTTTACAATTGAACAGAAATTTCTTGCACATAAATATTGGGGAGATGGAAGCCAGTGCTTTCTGTCCTGACAGCAACTCAGTGTCCCTGCTACCAGCTCCACTCCTTGTCCTGGCAACGGTCTTAAGTGTTTGAAACCTTGGTGCTTTTTTTGACTCGAAGATGATCTTCTGACTACACATCCACTCAAGTCATTGACAAGCTGACCTAGCAGCACTGCTTTTACCCATGGCATTCTACTTACCCAGTGTGGTACTGTGACTCTATTATCTTTCTACTCAAAAATTCCACAAGACAGcgatcattccagggatcaccaCAGCTTCAAACTCAGTGTTACCATATACATTTTCACTTGCAAACAACTTTTAGCACTTGAGGTATAAGCACAGGAAGCATTTCTCCCACAACTCACTGGTACAGAAACCAGAAATCAACCCATAGTGATTTCCAGAGGGTTAAGCAGAGCTCCTTCATGGGCCTGTTGGTTTGTGAAGTACATTCAGCTTTTCAACTCTGGTAGAATTACAGGCCACAAATCAGTGTGCAGACACCAGTTTAGTCCTCTTGACACAGTCTTTTTCCAGCTTTGTAGCCATACAATATTCTCTAGCACAGTTTAAATACTCAATGACAATTGCCAATAAGTTTCATCAACTCCTCACTTGAAGCAGTTCCTCACAGAAAGCCTTTGCAGCAAGATGTTAGTAATATTGAAATCCAAACTCCAATCTCTGTTCATGCAAACAGCAATCACAACGGCACTGCTTTCAAGGTGGGAACAGCAGTCAGCGTTCCATCAGGTTGTTCATACGATGGATTTTGTGGAATGGACGATCTTTTCttaatttcctttcataaatGAAATGAACCTGGCATTTCACAAATCCTGAATCTCCCTTTTCACATACCAATCCGGAATTCTGTGAATCTTGAGATTCACAAATCTAGGATTCCTCTTTTACATATGAATTCAAAGTTTCTTGGCTCATGGAGGAAGCTCAGTTTTCACTGAAGTTTGCCATTTTCACTCCAGTATTATTAGACAGGAATTGTACTGTTTACTGCCTTGCAAACACCACCATTATTGTGACATCACAGCAGCATGTTACATTAAGTATACTGTAT
Coding sequences within it:
- the nupr1b gene encoding nuclear protein 1b, whose translation is MSCSSLESFEEAHYDEYEYYNLADYPAHNGGKGRSKKESIRNTNRSCPAGHERKIMEKLYKSDLKRKKARSSS